In the Deltaproteobacteria bacterium genome, one interval contains:
- a CDS encoding cation-translocating P-type ATPase: MLDLSGFIGLTESEANQRLLQEGANELPSQDQRTVLRICLDVAREPMFLMLVSAGILYLLMGEPTDALMLLGFVIVVMLITIVQERRTENALEALRDMASPRALVIRGGNERRIAGREVARGDIVILREGDRVPADGILRRSISLSVDESLLTGESVPVRKRASPINSAMTLPGGDDLPSVYSGTLITAGQGICEVMATGQHSQLGKIGKSLQQLEPEDTPLQKETGRLVRFFAVAGLCACSVVVVTYALTRGATWQSWKEGLLAGIAMAMAILPEEFPVVLTVFLALGAWRISRSGVLTRRMPAVETLGAATVLCVDKTGTLTLNNMTLRRLWTQELDCDLTSMIGELPEPVHNLLEYAILASQRDPFDPMERALVVAGDHHLKDTEHLHPDWALKREYELTPAMLAMSHIWLSGDDDIAIVASKGAPEAIADLCHLPEPARLRLQRDVERLAASGLRVLAVAQGTAHKAALTDEQHDLKLDLVGLLGFEDPLRPEVPQAVAECQGAGIRVVMITGDYPTTAQSIAREAGILRSAHVMTGTQLDQMSDAELAQRITDIDVFARVVPEQKLRLVTALKANGEVVAMTGDGVNDAPALKAAHIGVAMGGRGTDVAREAAALVLVHDDFSSIVAAVRLGRRIYDNIKKAMIFVIAVHIPIIGLSMLPVFFAAWPLILLPVHIVFLELIIDPSCSLIFEAEESEGDLMRRPPRRPTDRLFSRRTLIAAVGQGFAILAMCLAVFFYTRQHHSPDAARALTFVTLVAGFLTTITANRSWSRSLVATVMAPNAAFRWVIGGTGLLMTGMLMLPVARQILHFEAVYIPDIIACLAVGGGGVLVAALGFRRVLRPRA, from the coding sequence GTGCTCGACCTAAGCGGATTCATTGGCCTCACCGAAAGCGAGGCCAATCAGCGACTCCTGCAAGAAGGCGCCAATGAATTACCCTCGCAGGATCAGCGGACGGTGCTGCGTATATGTTTGGATGTGGCGCGCGAGCCAATGTTTCTCATGTTGGTGAGTGCTGGGATTCTCTATCTCCTCATGGGTGAGCCCACTGACGCATTAATGTTGCTCGGCTTCGTCATCGTCGTGATGTTGATCACCATTGTTCAGGAGCGACGCACTGAGAACGCCCTCGAAGCGCTGCGCGACATGGCAAGTCCACGTGCACTAGTAATCCGGGGCGGCAATGAGCGCCGTATTGCTGGTCGCGAAGTAGCCCGTGGGGATATCGTAATCCTCAGAGAAGGTGACCGTGTCCCTGCAGACGGTATTTTGCGTCGCAGCATCAGTCTATCTGTAGATGAGTCACTACTAACCGGAGAATCGGTACCTGTGCGCAAACGCGCGTCGCCGATAAATTCTGCGATGACACTCCCGGGTGGGGACGACTTACCCTCAGTTTACTCGGGTACACTTATCACTGCCGGCCAGGGGATTTGTGAAGTGATGGCTACGGGCCAGCACTCGCAATTAGGAAAGATTGGCAAATCGCTACAACAGTTGGAGCCAGAGGATACGCCGCTGCAGAAGGAGACAGGTCGTCTCGTTAGGTTTTTCGCCGTTGCCGGCTTATGTGCATGTTCGGTGGTTGTGGTGACCTATGCGCTGACTAGGGGCGCCACCTGGCAGTCTTGGAAGGAAGGACTGCTCGCAGGTATCGCTATGGCCATGGCGATTTTGCCGGAAGAGTTTCCAGTGGTTTTGACCGTCTTTCTCGCCTTAGGGGCCTGGCGGATCTCGCGCAGCGGCGTCTTAACGCGTCGGATGCCCGCCGTTGAAACATTGGGGGCAGCAACTGTACTCTGTGTCGATAAGACCGGTACATTAACGCTAAACAACATGACGTTGCGACGCCTCTGGACGCAGGAGTTAGATTGCGACCTCACCTCTATGATTGGGGAATTACCGGAGCCCGTTCATAACTTGCTCGAATACGCAATTTTGGCTAGTCAGCGCGATCCCTTCGATCCCATGGAAAGAGCGCTCGTTGTTGCTGGAGACCACCACCTTAAAGATACGGAGCATCTGCACCCAGACTGGGCTCTCAAGCGCGAGTATGAACTGACCCCAGCCATGCTAGCTATGAGTCATATTTGGCTGAGTGGTGACGATGACATTGCCATAGTCGCTAGTAAGGGAGCTCCCGAGGCTATCGCTGATTTATGCCATCTGCCAGAGCCAGCTAGGCTGCGACTACAGCGCGATGTCGAGCGGCTCGCCGCTTCGGGTTTACGCGTCTTGGCAGTCGCACAGGGCACTGCTCATAAAGCCGCGTTAACCGATGAGCAACATGATCTCAAACTGGATCTTGTTGGTCTCCTGGGCTTCGAGGATCCCTTGCGCCCCGAAGTACCGCAGGCTGTAGCAGAGTGCCAAGGTGCTGGTATTCGCGTTGTCATGATCACTGGTGATTACCCGACCACAGCGCAGAGTATTGCAAGGGAAGCTGGAATTTTGCGCAGCGCTCACGTCATGACCGGGACGCAGCTTGATCAGATGTCTGATGCCGAACTCGCGCAGCGGATAACTGACATCGATGTTTTTGCGCGCGTTGTTCCAGAACAGAAATTGCGTTTAGTGACTGCGCTCAAGGCTAATGGAGAGGTTGTCGCTATGACTGGCGACGGTGTCAACGACGCTCCCGCGTTAAAGGCGGCCCATATCGGTGTGGCGATGGGAGGTCGTGGCACTGATGTGGCGCGAGAGGCTGCTGCCTTGGTGTTGGTTCACGATGATTTTTCGTCTATCGTCGCCGCTGTCCGCCTCGGACGACGCATCTATGACAATATCAAGAAGGCGATGATTTTCGTCATAGCCGTTCATATCCCAATTATCGGTTTATCAATGCTACCGGTATTTTTTGCCGCGTGGCCGTTGATTTTGCTACCGGTCCATATTGTGTTCCTTGAACTCATCATCGATCCATCCTGCTCACTTATTTTTGAGGCTGAAGAGAGCGAGGGTGATTTGATGCGACGACCACCGCGGCGACCAACCGATCGCCTCTTTTCAAGACGCACGCTGATCGCAGCTGTGGGCCAGGGTTTTGCCATCCTAGCCATGTGTCTAGCTGTGTTTTTCTACACACGCCAACACCACAGTCCCGATGCCGCGCGCGCTTTGACATTTGTGACCCTAGTGGCTGGCTTTCTCACCACCATCACTGCCAACCGCTCCTGGTCTAGGTCGCTCGTCGCCACCGTTATGGCCCCCAATGCAGCCTTTCGCTGGGTCATCGGGGGTACAGGATTGCTCATGACGGGTATGCTCATGCTCCCGGTCGCGCGCCAGATTCTCCACTTTGAGGCGGTTTATATACCTGATATTATTGCATGTTTGGCGGTGGGTGGCGGCGGCGTCCTCGTGGCGGCCTTGGGCTTTCGACGGGTACTCCGCCCAAGGGCCTAG
- a CDS encoding threonine/serine exporter has translation MEHTGTMILAAILGAAAFAIAFRTPRRYFGLTVLIGACPFILLKLMPHDWNVGFGSFLAALSAGCLSHLAARFTKAPAQCFLIPGVILLVPGTYIYRAFNAALGRRFDDALTIGLSAIAITVGVSFGVLLANWVVPSRKTL, from the coding sequence GTGGAACACACTGGCACGATGATCTTAGCGGCTATACTTGGTGCGGCGGCATTTGCTATCGCCTTTAGGACACCGCGCCGCTATTTTGGGCTAACCGTACTGATTGGCGCTTGCCCATTTATCCTGCTAAAGCTGATGCCGCACGACTGGAACGTAGGCTTTGGCTCGTTCCTCGCCGCTCTGAGTGCTGGTTGCTTAAGTCATCTAGCAGCACGGTTTACTAAAGCTCCGGCGCAGTGCTTTCTCATACCAGGGGTCATTTTGCTGGTACCAGGCACCTATATTTACCGCGCGTTCAATGCCGCTTTAGGCCGCCGCTTCGACGATGCGCTGACCATTGGGCTCAGCGCCATTGCCATCACGGTCGGCGTCAGTTTTGGCGTACTGTTGGCTAACTGGGTTGTGCCGTCACGTAAGACGTTGTGA
- a CDS encoding tail fiber domain-containing protein, producing the protein MYVTAWGYTWTSNSYGQGSDERLKRDIITTPHALNDVLSLRGVNYYWKDPAKGDALQLGLIAQEVEKVIPEVVAEDKEGMKAVSYSNLVAVLIEAIKEEHAEKESQVTALKASLKKAQDDAVSANARAVSNEATIKELKNLVCRQYPEANVCATP; encoded by the coding sequence ATGTATGTGACAGCTTGGGGATATACTTGGACGTCCAATTCGTATGGCCAAGGCTCGGACGAGCGATTAAAACGAGATATCATCACGACACCTCATGCTCTTAATGATGTGCTTTCCCTGCGTGGCGTGAATTATTACTGGAAGGATCCGGCCAAGGGTGATGCCCTTCAACTAGGTCTTATTGCGCAGGAAGTGGAGAAGGTGATCCCCGAGGTAGTTGCGGAGGATAAAGAGGGCATGAAAGCGGTGTCGTACTCTAACCTCGTCGCTGTACTGATTGAGGCGATCAAGGAAGAGCATGCAGAGAAAGAGTCGCAAGTCACTGCACTCAAGGCCTCACTTAAAAAAGCGCAAGACGACGCGGTCTCAGCTAATGCACGTGCGGTAAGCAACGAGGCTACGATCAAAGAGTTAAAAAACCTAGTCTGTCGCCAATATCCCGAAGCAAATGTTTGTGCGACTCCGTAA
- a CDS encoding DMT family transporter, whose protein sequence is MSTFAQVQPAFRGLGEVASIAAALIWSVSITMYAKYGKHVDSLLLNVNKNVVAGVCLVLTALFFQIPIPSSTSQLPILGLSGVIGIAMGDTLFFFGLMHIGANLVSALQCLAPLIASVLALIFLGENMTQLELVGMIVTVVAVTGVVLFHKVNRASDNVNSRKDYILGIVYSLASAVCHGIGIVMSRQALQEIDIVYGTVARIAPAVIALAIWQHRTKPKTESQVAIWATKKQGLLLTAAAFLGTYLGLILMSLSTKYTKAGVGTALSSTYPIWVIPVARLMTKERSSLISIVCTVFAVVGIIIMVLGGQHVGFE, encoded by the coding sequence ATGTCAACTTTTGCTCAGGTACAGCCAGCATTTCGCGGACTTGGCGAGGTTGCCTCCATTGCAGCTGCCCTCATTTGGTCGGTATCAATCACGATGTATGCCAAATACGGCAAACATGTTGACAGCCTATTACTAAACGTCAATAAAAACGTTGTAGCTGGCGTTTGTTTAGTTCTGACTGCTTTGTTTTTTCAAATTCCGATCCCGAGTTCCACTAGTCAGCTACCCATCCTCGGACTTTCTGGCGTCATCGGCATTGCCATGGGGGATACCCTATTCTTTTTCGGCCTGATGCATATAGGCGCCAACTTGGTCTCGGCGTTGCAGTGCCTCGCTCCGTTGATTGCCTCCGTTTTAGCTTTGATATTTCTCGGCGAAAACATGACTCAATTAGAGCTTGTCGGCATGATTGTCACAGTCGTCGCCGTCACGGGTGTGGTCCTGTTCCACAAAGTTAATCGCGCCAGTGATAACGTTAACAGTCGTAAGGATTACATTCTCGGAATCGTTTACTCCCTGGCGTCTGCGGTCTGTCACGGCATCGGTATTGTGATGTCAAGACAAGCCTTACAGGAGATTGATATTGTCTACGGCACGGTAGCCAGGATCGCACCTGCGGTGATTGCACTTGCCATTTGGCAACACCGCACTAAGCCAAAAACAGAATCACAGGTAGCCATTTGGGCTACGAAGAAACAGGGACTGCTGCTTACTGCTGCGGCATTTCTTGGCACCTACCTTGGTCTCATCTTGATGTCACTCAGCACAAAATATACCAAGGCCGGTGTAGGCACAGCTCTTTCATCAACCTATCCTATTTGGGTGATCCCAGTAGCACGACTTATGACCAAGGAGCGCAGTAGTTTGATATCGATCGTCTGTACTGTGTTTGCTGTGGTTGGCATCATCATCATGGTGCTTGGTGGTCAGCATGTTGGTTTCGAGTAA
- a CDS encoding glycoside hydrolase family 92 protein gives MTGPSSISGFVASGNFCNTNNKYTLYFVAEFDHLFTLQETSKRSYLLSCAQGDSDQVHMRVGISFVSVANAAQNLRTENSGYDFDSVRTAAQTTWDQYLWQNCCPNW, from the coding sequence ATGACCGGACCCAGCAGTATTTCTGGATTCGTAGCAAGCGGCAACTTCTGCAATACCAACAACAAATACACGCTCTACTTCGTCGCCGAATTCGACCACCTATTTACGCTGCAAGAAACCTCCAAGCGGAGCTATCTCTTAAGCTGTGCCCAGGGTGATAGCGACCAAGTGCATATGCGGGTCGGTATTTCCTTTGTCAGCGTGGCAAATGCCGCTCAGAATCTGAGGACGGAAAATTCTGGCTATGATTTCGACAGTGTACGCACTGCGGCGCAGACAACTTGGGATCAGTACCTTTGGCAAAATTGCTGTCCCAACTGGTGA
- a CDS encoding sigma-54-dependent Fis family transcriptional regulator, whose translation MRVLVVDDDETLRLIVRAALEERSYHVEEAEDGVEAVHKVTTAGPFDAVILDVNMPRMSGLDALCKIRELSPTSFCLIMTAYSNIQDAVTAIKHGAYDYLEKPVDSDRLLKVMDAAMAANALVEQLRFSAPQLEFDKGRKIIGSSTQIQKVFEIIHRLAKVETSVLVRGESGTGKELVARAIHFNSQRMKGPFVAVNCAAIPENLIESELFGHEKGAFTGADRRKIGKFQFAEGGTIFLDEIGDISQQMQVKLLRVLQERMFTPVGSNQDIKADIRVVAATNAPLEKMIETGAFRADLFYRLNVMPIRLPSLRDRREDIAPLGGFMIQKFNKLHGRSIRGFDPKALASMRLYQWPGNIRELENVVEHAFIIENSDVIRLDALPDHLQDLVKTRPDGAVSAAPEVDFNEGNHGGSQLNYPQLKERFEREFIVRALKAFNGKINQTAEHTQMTKVTLLRKLEKYGIDPKQFA comes from the coding sequence ATGCGGGTTTTAGTGGTAGACGATGACGAAACACTACGGTTGATTGTCCGCGCGGCACTAGAGGAACGGTCGTATCACGTAGAGGAAGCTGAGGACGGCGTAGAGGCCGTGCACAAAGTGACCACCGCCGGGCCGTTCGATGCCGTCATCCTCGATGTGAACATGCCCCGGATGTCGGGACTAGATGCTCTTTGTAAAATTCGTGAGTTAAGCCCCACGAGTTTTTGTTTAATCATGACGGCATACTCAAATATTCAAGATGCCGTGACCGCTATCAAGCATGGCGCTTACGACTATCTGGAAAAGCCAGTCGACAGTGATCGACTCTTAAAGGTCATGGATGCTGCCATGGCCGCCAACGCCCTCGTGGAGCAGCTGCGCTTTTCGGCTCCGCAGCTTGAGTTTGATAAGGGGCGCAAGATCATCGGGAGCTCTACCCAGATCCAGAAGGTGTTCGAAATCATTCACCGATTGGCCAAGGTTGAGACTTCGGTGCTGGTTCGTGGCGAAAGTGGGACAGGGAAAGAATTAGTTGCTAGGGCTATCCATTTTAATTCGCAACGGATGAAAGGGCCTTTTGTTGCTGTAAATTGTGCGGCGATCCCCGAAAACTTGATCGAGAGCGAATTATTCGGGCATGAAAAGGGCGCCTTTACGGGGGCCGATCGGCGTAAGATCGGTAAGTTCCAGTTTGCCGAGGGTGGCACGATTTTCCTTGATGAAATAGGTGATATCTCCCAGCAAATGCAAGTGAAGCTGCTTCGCGTTTTGCAGGAACGGATGTTCACTCCCGTGGGTTCCAACCAAGACATCAAAGCTGATATCAGAGTGGTTGCTGCGACAAATGCCCCGCTCGAAAAAATGATCGAAACGGGAGCTTTCAGGGCGGATCTATTTTACCGGCTAAACGTCATGCCCATCAGGTTGCCCTCACTACGGGACCGTCGTGAGGATATCGCTCCCTTGGGCGGTTTTATGATTCAAAAGTTTAATAAGCTGCACGGACGCTCCATAAGGGGGTTCGACCCGAAAGCGCTAGCCAGCATGAGACTCTATCAGTGGCCGGGCAACATTAGAGAACTGGAGAACGTCGTGGAGCATGCGTTCATCATCGAGAACTCTGATGTTATTCGCTTGGACGCTCTACCCGATCATCTACAAGATCTTGTTAAGACTCGTCCAGACGGTGCGGTATCGGCAGCACCCGAAGTCGACTTCAACGAGGGGAATCATGGCGGTTCACAACTGAACTATCCGCAACTCAAAGAACGATTCGAACGAGAGTTTATCGTGCGAGCTCTCAAAGCATTCAACGGTAAAATAAACCAGACTGCTGAGCATACACAGATGACGAAGGTGACCCTACTGCGAAAACTTGAGAAGTATGGGATCGATCCCAAGCAGTTCGCTTAA
- a CDS encoding glycoside hydrolase family 92 protein: MISTVYALRRRQLGISTFGKIAVPTGDKAALTKYYTALYHSLLHPSVYSDVDGEYLGFDNQFHTASGYTQYANYSGWDIYRTQVQLLAWLWPKEASDMAQSLVVAANECGALPKWSQANGETGVMVGDPGALIVANIHAFGGTSFDTAAALKICPDYVAPGSILKFRVQIRIPSRQIGARDFLVSSIADKLETTTGTTEVTVAMSPRCPNLSLVEPDLRASDTIAVQRITGVGGITTSAADIL, encoded by the coding sequence ATGATTTCGACAGTGTACGCACTGCGGCGCAGACAACTTGGGATCAGTACCTTTGGCAAAATTGCTGTCCCAACTGGTGACAAGGCGGCCCTGACCAAATACTACACGGCGCTATATCACTCGCTTTTACATCCAAGCGTCTACAGTGACGTTGACGGTGAGTATCTTGGTTTTGACAATCAGTTCCACACAGCTTCTGGTTACACGCAGTACGCTAATTATTCGGGCTGGGATATTTACCGGACTCAGGTACAGCTACTCGCATGGCTCTGGCCAAAAGAGGCAAGTGACATGGCGCAATCGTTGGTGGTCGCTGCTAATGAGTGCGGTGCCTTGCCAAAGTGGTCTCAGGCCAATGGCGAGACAGGCGTGATGGTTGGCGATCCGGGGGCTCTCATCGTTGCCAACATCCATGCGTTCGGAGGCACCAGTTTTGATACGGCGGCAGCCTTGAAAATCTGCCCTGACTACGTTGCCCCCGGCAGCATTTTAAAGTTCCGCGTCCAAATAAGAATCCCGAGCCGGCAAATTGGGGCTCGGGATTTTTTAGTAAGCTCAATTGCCGACAAACTGGAGACAACCACCGGTACAACGGAAGTAACCGTTGCGATGTCCCCAAGGTGTCCCAATTTGTCCCTCGTAGAACCCGACCTGCGCGCAAGTGATACCATCGCGGTTCAGCGCATAACAGGCGTTGGAGGCATAACCACTTCCGCTGCCGACATACTGTAG
- the hemB gene encoding porphobilinogen synthase, giving the protein MQPFGRYPLRRPRRLRLDDFTRRLTRETHLSTDDLIYPVFIVDRAKGDEAVASLPGISRLGFESLFHTAEHCQRLGIPAIALFPVIDTTLKNTTAAEAYNPNGLVPRAVRELKTRFPSLGVITDVALDPYTSHGQDGLLDDSGYVTNDATVEVLSRQAVCHAEAGADIVAPSDMMDGRIGAIRQALDEGQYIHTRILAYSAKYASSFYGPFRDAVGSKGNLGGGHKHTYQMDICNSDEALQEIALDLSEGADMVMIKPGMPYLDIVRRTKETFKVPTFVYQVSGEYAMIKAAAANGWLDEQAVAMESLTCIKRAGANGILTYFAMAAAEWLKAAQAG; this is encoded by the coding sequence ATGCAACCGTTTGGCCGCTATCCACTCCGTCGCCCACGCCGGTTACGCCTTGACGATTTTACCCGCCGCCTCACGCGGGAGACGCACCTTAGCACGGACGATCTGATCTATCCTGTATTTATTGTCGATCGGGCCAAGGGTGATGAGGCGGTTGCGTCTCTGCCAGGGATCAGCAGGCTCGGCTTTGAGAGCCTCTTTCATACTGCCGAGCACTGTCAGCGCCTGGGTATTCCCGCGATTGCATTGTTCCCGGTGATCGACACCACACTCAAGAACACGACGGCCGCCGAGGCTTACAATCCTAACGGCCTGGTGCCTCGTGCCGTTCGTGAGTTAAAGACGCGGTTCCCGTCGCTAGGCGTGATCACCGACGTAGCGCTCGACCCTTACACGAGTCACGGTCAAGACGGCTTACTGGACGACAGTGGTTATGTGACCAACGATGCCACCGTCGAGGTCCTCTCGCGGCAGGCTGTTTGTCACGCCGAGGCTGGAGCCGATATTGTTGCCCCGAGCGATATGATGGACGGGCGTATCGGCGCGATTAGACAGGCTCTCGATGAAGGCCAGTACATTCACACACGGATCCTCGCCTACTCCGCTAAATACGCGTCGAGCTTTTACGGTCCATTTCGCGACGCAGTAGGATCCAAGGGTAATTTAGGTGGTGGGCATAAGCACACGTATCAAATGGACATCTGTAACAGCGACGAGGCCCTGCAAGAGATCGCTCTCGATCTCAGCGAAGGTGCTGATATGGTCATGATCAAACCGGGAATGCCCTACCTCGACATCGTACGCCGGACCAAGGAGACATTCAAAGTCCCGACCTTTGTTTACCAGGTCAGTGGCGAGTACGCGATGATCAAGGCTGCTGCGGCTAACGGTTGGCTCGACGAGCAAGCGGTCGCCATGGAGTCTTTGACCTGCATCAAACGTGCGGGCGCCAACGGCATTCTCACGTATTTTGCTATGGCTGCGGCCGAGTGGCTCAAAGCAGCTCAAGCCGGATGA
- a CDS encoding HEPN domain-containing protein, whose amino-acid sequence MPPNQRSIIAAKQWLSRARGSYARACQSKPAEGFWEDLCFDAQQAAEKSIKAVMILLGLKFPYTHDIGKLFEQLTVAGVTISPDIESAAALTEYAVETRYPGWGEPVTEDEYKEALTLACAVLDWATKQITSTEPPLVGT is encoded by the coding sequence ATGCCGCCTAATCAACGCTCAATTATCGCCGCTAAACAATGGTTAAGTCGAGCTCGCGGCAGCTATGCACGTGCGTGTCAGTCGAAACCAGCAGAGGGCTTTTGGGAGGATTTGTGCTTTGATGCTCAGCAAGCGGCTGAAAAATCAATCAAAGCTGTGATGATATTACTAGGTCTTAAATTTCCCTACACTCACGATATTGGTAAGCTTTTCGAACAACTTACCGTAGCCGGTGTCACTATCTCGCCTGATATCGAATCTGCAGCCGCTCTCACTGAGTATGCGGTAGAAACACGTTACCCAGGTTGGGGTGAGCCAGTTACCGAAGATGAGTATAAGGAGGCCCTAACTTTAGCTTGTGCGGTTCTTGATTGGGCAACTAAACAAATCACATCAACAGAACCGCCACTGGTTGGGACCTAG
- a CDS encoding threonine/serine exporter family protein, which produces MTSLNPIALDADGPKKPSLDEFVAFLRRISSLLIQSGCSSNRVELLAQLLGESCGFEVETVAVPTAVWITVRHEGRTLQDLTRVRKWSIDLDRLARLNELVESIHERQLSIADANTRLKAEDHAAPPYGKGLTLLAGAISSPVLIMSYGGSPIEIALGAPIGVMIQYINKYTFSSDTRRYLVDFISAVVVATYAYTCRALIPDIDAPLLIIGGIVVVVPGLTLVNAVHEVAQKNLVSGAAKLLEALVITASLGFGVAFVLAVLQILVSRGY; this is translated from the coding sequence ATGACTAGTCTCAACCCAATAGCGCTAGATGCTGATGGTCCTAAAAAACCATCGTTGGACGAGTTCGTCGCCTTCTTGCGACGCATCAGCAGTCTCCTCATACAAAGTGGGTGTTCGTCGAACCGCGTTGAACTACTAGCACAACTACTCGGCGAATCGTGCGGCTTCGAGGTCGAAACCGTGGCCGTACCTACTGCCGTTTGGATCACCGTGAGGCATGAGGGCCGCACCTTGCAGGACCTCACGCGCGTTCGTAAATGGTCGATCGATCTTGATCGGCTTGCTAGGCTGAACGAGCTGGTTGAATCCATACACGAGCGGCAGCTTAGTATCGCCGATGCTAACACTAGGCTAAAAGCTGAAGACCACGCCGCTCCACCTTACGGCAAGGGTTTGACACTGCTGGCCGGCGCTATCTCTAGCCCTGTTCTGATCATGAGCTACGGTGGATCACCGATTGAAATTGCCCTAGGCGCTCCTATCGGAGTAATGATTCAGTATATAAACAAATATACTTTTTCGTCCGACACACGCCGCTATTTGGTGGATTTCATATCCGCAGTGGTCGTGGCGACTTATGCCTATACATGCCGTGCACTCATCCCAGATATCGATGCGCCACTACTCATTATTGGCGGTATTGTGGTTGTCGTTCCTGGGCTGACACTCGTCAACGCTGTGCATGAAGTCGCTCAGAAAAATCTAGTCTCGGGCGCAGCCAAGCTGCTGGAGGCCCTAGTGATCACTGCCAGTCTGGGTTTCGGCGTTGCCTTTGTCTTGGCTGTGCTACAAATCCTAGTTAGCCGAGGATACTAA
- the ruvC gene encoding crossover junction endodeoxyribonuclease RuvC, translating to MRLILGIDPGSRTTGFALLRSKKPLPLVPRDFSVVEAGVLRADAALPYAQRIGLLHIALCELLMEHRPDVCVIEKAFFDKNVNSALKLGELRGAYIAACARSEVPVAELTPADVKKTIAGNGRADKEAIALALHALLGFNRGSLPHDATDALAISLCHGLKSALTSLDGMSGRAMTRPRLPTLRR from the coding sequence ATGCGCCTCATCCTCGGCATCGATCCCGGCTCGCGGACGACAGGCTTTGCTCTGCTTCGGTCCAAGAAGCCGCTGCCGCTTGTGCCGCGGGACTTTTCCGTGGTTGAGGCTGGGGTGCTACGTGCTGATGCGGCTCTACCTTATGCGCAGCGGATAGGGCTTTTGCACATTGCCCTGTGTGAACTCCTGATGGAGCATCGCCCCGATGTTTGTGTGATTGAGAAGGCTTTTTTCGACAAAAATGTCAACTCAGCACTCAAGCTCGGCGAACTCCGCGGTGCTTATATTGCAGCCTGTGCGCGCAGCGAGGTTCCTGTGGCTGAGCTCACCCCCGCCGATGTTAAGAAGACGATTGCCGGTAACGGCCGCGCGGATAAAGAGGCGATCGCTCTTGCTCTCCATGCCCTGCTCGGCTTTAACCGCGGCAGTCTGCCTCACGATGCTACCGATGCCCTGGCTATCAGCCTTTGCCATGGGCTCAAGTCGGCCCTGACCAGTCTGGACGGTATGTCAGGTCGGGCGATGACACGACCGCGTCTGCCTACGCTGAGGCGCTAG
- a CDS encoding nucleotidyltransferase domain-containing protein, with protein sequence MASLQSVQIIVAQIVSLVNPTRIILFGSSARGTTGPDSDLDILVVMPDGTHRRKTAQLLYKSVRRNGIPLDFVVATEDDLIRHKDDFWTVICPALQEGKVLYAA encoded by the coding sequence ATGGCATCCCTACAATCAGTACAAATTATCGTTGCTCAAATCGTGTCCCTCGTTAATCCAACGCGAATTATTTTGTTTGGCTCGTCGGCGCGTGGCACGACTGGTCCAGATAGCGATCTAGACATTTTGGTTGTGATGCCGGACGGCACACATCGGAGAAAGACCGCCCAATTGCTCTACAAATCCGTGCGACGCAATGGAATACCTTTAGACTTTGTCGTTGCGACTGAGGATGACTTAATCCGTCATAAAGATGATTTTTGGACAGTTATTTGTCCCGCGTTGCAAGAGGGTAAAGTGCTTTATGCCGCCTAA